The nucleotide window CTGATCGTACAGTGAGTTTTGTCACACAACAAATAACATTTCAGCAGCTCGAAATCGAAAAGTCAAGCCGCTCGATCTCACCAGATGGGTCACCCTGTCATCTAACGACTTCCGAAGAGGTTTCCCACACAGCAGAAACATGGGTACATGACGCCACAGGACCTGCAGACCTCTGTCTTGTTGCTGGAGAAGAGGATAAACCGAAGATATCAAACCCCTCATATATTATGCACACTAACACCAGTCGGGCAGAAGATGAACATTTACAGCAGTTGAAAAGTGTGGACACAAGTAAGTTGTTACAGGCCTTGTTTTTCCCTTCTCTGTCCTTTAATCATTTGTGTAAACAGTGAGCAGGTTATACTCTATTGGTGTATAGAATTAACTTCCCTCTTCCTCTGCAAGCTTTATGTGGACCCACAACACCACTGAAGAATCAGGGAGAAAGTCAGAACAAAAGGCTACTGGAAGGCATAAGGAACAGGGGCTACTATGAGTTCAAAGAGGAGGTCCAGTATAACAGGTGAGAATCATGATTTGAGCTCTCATACAGGATAATCAAAATGTTTCAAATGATCAATGTACGGAGCAACTACACCATtccttgattgcattttttcaGAGCCAAGAACCCGGAGTCTTACACTGAGGTCAATGAAGATAATAAAGTTGATGACCAGCTAGTTGTGTTAGATTCCTGTGAGTTGAgaacatgtttatttatttggcagTAAAATGGAAATATGAAGTCATTAGTTGCCACCAAAATGTATTGTTGTTATATGCAAGTACCAGCATATCTCTTCCCTTCTCGCAGATAACAGTGACCTGCATTTTAGAGTTGGAGAGGATGGAACGAGTGGGCAGCCCTTCTTTTGGGAGAAGTTTCCTCTCCTGTGGTCAGGATGTAGACTGAGCCACGGTGTACAATATGGGAAGGTCAGCTTCGAGGTCAAGGTATGTCTATGAGAGGCACGGGACTGGACACTGAAAATAAGAGTGGTGTCTCTCAGGTGTAGCTAGAAGGTACAAGGTTTGAGCTATTAGCTTAGTGCATTTTCCGAGTTTGTTGCACACCATAGGAAAAGGTACAGTGGCTTTTGCAAGCCAGGTTTCTgcctataaaaaaaaattcactcCCCATCCAGGGCACTATGTAGTGCACTAGTACAGATATAGTCAGAAAAGATACAACCTTTGTTCTCCACAAGCCTGTATTAGGCTACcgtatacaacaacaacaaatcaaaTATGTGATTTTACATGTAAAAAGCCATTTCTATACATCTATAAGGTGTTATAATTTGAACACAACCCACAACGCCTGATTTCCGTCAATTTACACTCGGAGACTCATAGTTTGGAATTAATTTCCACACCACTTTTGACATGTTTTCAGGAATAGTTTCCTGACTTACAGTATATAAGGTGTTTCCAAATAAATATCTGATTTTGATTTATAGGATCTTTAATGGTTGTAATTTATTGTGGCTGTTTATGTGTATTGGGTTGTGTGCCTTTCccgtgtacagtatatgaaaagGCTGGTGCCCTGTGGTCTGGAGAAGGGGATGGACCCTGAACCCCATGTCCTCAGGGTGGGCTGGTCCACAGACAACCCCAGTCTGCAGCTTGGTGAGTGATGGCAGGAGGAGAGTGGAGTAGAATAATGTTCAAGattagatgagtgtgtgtgtgtgtgtgtgaaagacagagagaaaattaGCTTATATGATTGTTTTATGTAAGATTGTCACACAAAAATATAGACAAAAATAAGATCATATGCATGAACTGGTTATGCATTTGCCTATTTAGACCACATTACcgtgttttgtttgatttttttcctacTCAGGTGAGACAGAGTTGTCTTATGCGTTTGACAGCAGAGGCCGTACAGTGACACAGGGAAGAGAAATGGACTTTGGAGAGACGTTTTCAGAGGGAGACGTCATCAGCTGCTATGCAGTGAGTAACAGGGATGCAACAATGCACTATGAATCTACAAAACATCAATACAGTTGTGAAGATTACAACTGGTTGAGATGAAAAAATGAATAGTGATGCAATTTTTAAACAGAACAGGGCATAATCTGATTTAGATTTTACTTGTTCAACGTCAGATTGGTCAGAAGATACTTGTAATTTAAACAACCTCATCAAGGTGCCAGATAAGACAGAATATGCATTAACTGGGACAAGGTGAAGAGTTCAGACCTTGTGTTCCTCTcagtttatataaataaagGAATATCTTTCATTCAAAAAATTGTGAATCGATATAAAAATTGTAAATCATGAGTTGAATGTATCGTTGCATCCTTAGTGAGTAACTTAACAGACCCTCTCAGACATTTAACATTTACAAGGTGTTTCGAAACAAATCTCTGATTTGGGTTACAGAGACTATTGCCTGTATTAATGCTTGCTTTTTCATCACAGTGGATCAGTGACACAGAGGAATCCGAGCTCTCCTTCTATAAAAACGGCCTCTCCTTGGGTGTTGCTTTTCGACTGGAGCCCTCCCAACTGAAGGGCCACACCCTCTACCCTCATGTTCTGTGCAAAAACTGCTCTGTGTCCCTGAACCTCGACCCCGTGGGTGCCCCCTGGTACTGTGGACCGGTTGGGTTTACCCCCCTCCCTGCCCTCCAACATCACGAGAGAACTCGGGCTCCACAGCCTCCGGCATCAAGGGAGGAGTGCGAGGTGAGTCTTCACATGATTCATTAATTTACAACCGTGAAGGTTTTAGGAGTCCCAGTACAAACTCTTGTATTTGAGTCACAGCCTTGATTCAGTAAGTAAGTTAATCTTGAATGCATCACTATCAGCACCAAGCCTTGTAGCTAAATACTGCAGAAAGGGTTAGTATAGGGCTTAAAGGTATCAGGCACTGTGCCTAAATTCGGGCGTAGGCCTGGCTGCTTAAAATTTCGAATACTAATGACCTTGgaaaatgtctgataacttcaggcacggAAATATTCTCTGCTTTAAGCTCTGGTTAGTCTGTGTAAAATGTTCCTCTGTCTTTGGCTGTCCCGCTCCTCAGGTTGTGGTGATGGTGGGCATGCCAGGCTCAGGGAAGACCCGCTTGGCCCAGGCCATCATGGCTCAGCACCCAGACAAGCGCTACAGCCTGCTGAGCACAGACTCAGTCTTGGCCTGCATGAGGGTGGGTTTCGGGATGACCACTCCACGGTCCCTTTGACATTCAGCTGTGCCCTGAT belongs to Alosa sapidissima isolate fAloSap1 chromosome 20, fAloSap1.pri, whole genome shotgun sequence and includes:
- the si:ch211-107m4.1 gene encoding heterogeneous nuclear ribonucleoprotein U-like protein 1: MSDTVPVVMKLTDLKKLKVVELRVKLKERGLDSKGLKSELVARLWSAIEHQSITEQQLPSGGDHGSSVTEEIHVDVEEQYGHTSETLQKDIQPRETVVTTTVCSAKGRDLTNLETRTYLTDLTSICVEESPAETGNVPVNVDCHVSSDRTVSFVTQQITFQQLEIEKSSRSISPDGSPCHLTTSEEVSHTAETWVHDATGPADLCLVAGEEDKPKISNPSYIMHTNTSRAEDEHLQQLKSVDTTLCGPTTPLKNQGESQNKRLLEGIRNRGYYEFKEEVQYNRAKNPESYTEVNEDNKVDDQLVVLDSYNSDLHFRVGEDGTSGQPFFWEKFPLLWSGCRLSHGVQYGKVSFEVKYMKRLVPCGLEKGMDPEPHVLRVGWSTDNPSLQLGETELSYAFDSRGRTVTQGREMDFGETFSEGDVISCYAWISDTEESELSFYKNGLSLGVAFRLEPSQLKGHTLYPHVLCKNCSVSLNLDPVGAPWYCGPVGFTPLPALQHHERTRAPQPPASREECEVVVMVGMPGSGKTRLAQAIMAQHPDKRYSLLSTDSVLACMRGAAQREVVLQQATQCLTQLIRVAAGKRRNYILDQANVYLSARRHKMLLFSGFRRRAVVVFPSDQEWKRRLAQQQREQCKQVPEEALLKLKVTFTLPETGDLLEEVLFVELPKEEAQRVLTRYKEEARQALPSPPKRKKHKRNRAPPPDWKLWNTSYKRHPGWMNPPPLAPPPYWGPPPGPDVYGQQRSRNYYGYPAAQWNPYYGGPPGYFSDRYYTNCVGQWY